From Panulirus ornatus isolate Po-2019 chromosome 67, ASM3632096v1, whole genome shotgun sequence, a single genomic window includes:
- the LOC139747174 gene encoding uncharacterized protein gives MTEEILSLKWNNHRTTFFHVLSSVRLKESYSDATITCEGKFYPVHKLVVSSCSDYFDMIFQATVCKHPVIVMKDIRHEDMEALLNYMYLGEVKVLQRDLPGLLRAAECLKIKGLAVPDEAPKKEDSEVLSIEDDCSPPEKRSKLDETMDTSQLPELTIPQPDQNDYSNLYPNQENGGLIDIQVQPFVNPLDVVKEEVKFENEVHEDSAVIKEVIVSEGQTYNSTGITSAHPHLMQESLLPWSQPEGIHQNNPNFPISVSNSAPDPKMSAEPGSARINTLKCSYCGKLFIYPAKLASHVRTHTGEKPYACPYCPYRATQQGNLNRHVKIRHHIDQGN, from the exons ATGACGGAGGAAATCCTTTCACTCAAGTGGAATAATCATCGCACAACTTTTTTCCATGTCTTATCAAGTGTCCGGCTGAAG GAATCATACTCAGATGCAACAATCACATGTGAAGGAAAGTTCTACCCTGTCCACAAGTTAGTAGTATCATCATGCAGTGACTATTTCGATATGATATTTCAAGCTACCGTCTGCAAGCACCCTGTCATTGTTATGAAGGATATCAGACATGAAGATATGGAGGCCTTGTTAAACTACATGTACCTGGGTGAAGTTAAG GTGCTGCAGAGAGACCTACCAGGATTATTGCGTGCTGCTGAGTGCCTGAAGATAAAAGGTCTGGCCGTACCTGATGAGGCACCAAAAAAGGAAGATTCTGAAGTTCTTTCTATAGAAGATGATTGCAGTCCACCAGAAAAGCGGTCAAAATTAGATGAGACCATGGACACTTCACAGCTGCCAGAACTGACCATTCCCCAGCCTGATCAAAATGATTACTCAAATCTCTATCCCAACCAGGAAAATGGAGGATTAATAGATATTCAG GTTCAGCCTTTTGTAAATCCACTAGatgttgtgaaagaagaagtgaAGTTTGAGAATGAAGTACATGAAGATAGTGCTGTTATTAAAGAAGTCATAGTATCTGAGGGCCAAACATATAATTCAACTGGGATTACATCTGCTCACCCACACTTGATGCAG GAGTCCTTGTTACCATGGAGTCAGCCAGAAGGAATCCATCAAAATAACCCAAATTTTCCCATTAGTGTGTCAAACTCTGCCCCTGATCCTAAAATG AGTGCTGAGCCTGGAAGTGCTCGAATAAATACGTTAAAGTGTTCTTATTGTGGTAAGCTTTTCATCTATCCAGCTAAACTGGCAAGCCATGTAAGaactcatactggagagaagccatatgccTGTCCATATTGTCCCTATCGTGCCACACAGCAGGGTAACCTCAATCGACATGTAAAGATTAGACATCACATTGATCAAGGCAATTGa